A genomic stretch from Candidatus Nitrotoga arctica includes:
- a CDS encoding PLP-dependent aminotransferase family protein, with protein sequence MLSLDSNDPLPLIDQIANAVKKMIDDRAIRSGARMPSIRSFAQNHGISRFTVVQAYDKLVAMGYLHSRQGSGFYVSSRPAPRDSSEAAYKLDSVIDVVWLLRNSLKDRASKTMPGAWWLPASWMVETGIKKSLRALSLKDGEFLTAYGTPGGYLPLRDLLQRRLSNIGVVADTSQIILTTGVTHAMDLVTRYFIRPGDAVLVDDPGYFILFGGLKSFGAKIVGVPWNHDGPDTCAMEALIKEHHPKLFFTNTILHNPTGASISQPVAHRMLQLAEKYDLMLVEDDIYGDFHPATATRLATLDQLNRVIYVSSFSKSVSASLRVGYFACNREIAESLCDVKLLTGLTTSEVSERLIYQLLTDGHYRKHLDKLRAKLQLARQNTIAKLENLGFTLYCEPEGGMFVWAKLNDQNNAAEIASLAAKDGIMLAPGNMFRPHQESSPWFRFNVAHCGDDATFEFFKNGGYNIEV encoded by the coding sequence ATGTTAAGTTTAGATTCAAATGATCCTTTACCGCTGATTGACCAGATCGCCAATGCCGTCAAAAAAATGATAGACGACAGGGCGATTCGGTCGGGCGCGCGCATGCCTTCGATTCGAAGTTTCGCTCAAAACCATGGGATAAGCCGCTTCACGGTCGTCCAGGCATATGACAAGCTGGTGGCAATGGGATATCTGCATTCGAGGCAAGGTTCTGGTTTTTATGTTTCATCGCGTCCGGCACCACGAGATTCGTCGGAAGCGGCGTACAAACTCGATAGCGTCATAGATGTCGTTTGGCTGTTAAGGAATTCTCTTAAGGATCGTGCCAGCAAGACGATGCCCGGAGCATGGTGGCTTCCAGCCTCATGGATGGTAGAAACAGGCATCAAAAAAAGTTTGAGGGCATTGTCACTGAAAGATGGAGAGTTTCTTACTGCCTATGGCACGCCGGGTGGTTATTTACCGCTGAGGGATCTACTTCAAAGAAGGTTATCCAATATCGGTGTGGTAGCGGACACTTCGCAGATCATCCTGACCACAGGAGTGACGCATGCGATGGATCTGGTAACGCGTTACTTCATACGGCCCGGAGACGCTGTTTTAGTCGATGATCCGGGATATTTCATTCTTTTTGGTGGGCTGAAATCATTTGGCGCCAAAATCGTCGGGGTACCCTGGAACCATGATGGCCCTGATACCTGTGCGATGGAAGCGTTGATCAAAGAACATCATCCCAAGCTCTTTTTTACCAATACGATTTTGCACAACCCAACCGGTGCCAGCATTAGTCAGCCTGTCGCTCATCGCATGCTTCAGCTGGCCGAAAAATACGACTTGATGTTGGTCGAGGATGACATCTATGGCGACTTTCACCCTGCGACAGCAACTCGTCTTGCTACGCTCGACCAGCTCAATCGGGTGATCTATGTAAGCAGCTTCTCGAAATCGGTCTCAGCAAGTCTGCGTGTTGGATATTTTGCATGTAACCGAGAAATCGCAGAGAGCCTCTGTGACGTTAAGCTACTGACAGGTCTTACCACTTCGGAAGTGAGCGAGCGACTGATATATCAGCTCTTGACTGACGGCCATTATCGAAAGCATTTGGATAAGCTTCGAGCAAAATTGCAACTGGCGCGACAAAACACGATTGCAAAACTCGAAAATCTTGGCTTTACACTTTATTGTGAGCCGGAAGGCGGGATGTTCGTTTGGGCAAAATTGAATGATCAAAATAATGCGGCTGAAATTGCAAGCCTCGCTGCAAAAGATGGAATCATGCTCGCCCCCGGAAACATGTTCCGACCGCACCAGGAATCTTCACCTTGGTTCAGGTTTAATGTAGCTCATTGTGGCGACGATGCAACGTTCGAGTTTTTTAAAAATGGCGGATACAACATTGAGGTGTAA
- a CDS encoding alpha/beta fold hydrolase: MPKTKANGIEIEYDCFGNNDAEAVLLISGLGTQMIRWSETFCQILVEQGYRVIRFDNRDAGLSTHFDSASMPDLAAIADAVSRGETPNVPYTLFDMANDAVRLLDSLMIKRAHVVGRSMGGMIAQLVASEHADRVLSLVCIMSSTGNRDLPQASPAVMAAMTSPAPHPLKDEQGYLAHCVAFSQVIAGRGYPFDESAQRDQALAEVKRAYNPSGFWRHIAAIAATGDLRSRLANISAPTLVLHGSDDPLVPPEAGKDAAANIKGAELLIVEGMGHDFPPSLFGFVAGVIADNTHRARQTL, from the coding sequence ATGCCCAAGACTAAAGCGAACGGAATTGAAATTGAATACGATTGTTTTGGCAATAACGACGCGGAAGCTGTTCTGCTGATTTCCGGTCTGGGTACGCAGATGATTCGTTGGAGCGAAACGTTTTGCCAGATATTGGTAGAACAAGGCTACCGCGTGATTCGCTTTGATAATCGTGACGCAGGCCTTTCAACTCACTTCGATAGCGCGTCGATGCCAGATCTCGCTGCAATTGCCGACGCAGTCTCTCGCGGCGAAACGCCCAATGTGCCTTATACGCTGTTCGATATGGCGAACGACGCTGTAAGACTTCTCGATTCGTTGATGATCAAACGAGCGCACGTGGTTGGGAGATCAATGGGCGGCATGATCGCACAACTGGTGGCCAGCGAGCATGCTGACCGCGTTCTATCTCTGGTTTGCATTATGTCGAGTACTGGCAATCGTGATCTGCCGCAGGCCAGCCCAGCAGTGATGGCGGCGATGACATCGCCCGCGCCACATCCTTTGAAAGACGAACAGGGCTATCTCGCACATTGCGTTGCCTTTTCTCAAGTGATTGCCGGGCGAGGCTATCCGTTTGACGAATCCGCTCAACGAGATCAAGCCTTAGCCGAAGTCAAACGAGCATACAACCCAAGCGGGTTTTGGCGGCACATCGCCGCCATCGCAGCAACCGGTGACTTAAGATCACGACTAGCCAACATAAGTGCTCCGACGCTTGTGTTGCATGGGTCAGACGACCCACTAGTTCCCCCGGAAGCTGGGAAGGACGCGGCGGCCAATATTAAAGGAGCCGAACTACTCATCGTCGAGGGAATGGGCCACGATTTTCCACCATCGCTGTTTGGGTTTGTGGCCGGAGTCATCGCAGATAACACACACCGCGCGCGCCAGACCCTTTAA
- a CDS encoding MarR family winged helix-turn-helix transcriptional regulator, with product MNTNLDFCLALHRAHASLQLKLDDELGTYHGISFSDFALLNLLAQADGGRVSIPELVRPIGQPQSAVLRQLIVLEKIGLVVRDGANGFRQAVLRPAGRALVNAARETADSICTGAVESIDSAVVATVSAVMVTLARTPTLALS from the coding sequence ATGAACACGAATCTCGACTTCTGTTTGGCGCTACATCGTGCCCACGCCAGCCTGCAACTCAAGCTTGACGATGAGTTGGGCACATACCATGGCATCAGTTTCAGCGACTTTGCGCTGCTGAATTTGCTCGCGCAAGCGGACGGTGGTCGGGTAAGCATTCCGGAACTCGTGCGTCCGATTGGTCAGCCTCAATCGGCTGTGCTGCGTCAGTTGATCGTGCTCGAGAAGATTGGCCTCGTGGTGCGCGACGGTGCGAATGGATTTCGTCAGGCCGTGCTTCGCCCGGCCGGGCGTGCGCTGGTGAACGCCGCGCGCGAAACTGCCGATAGCATTTGCACCGGAGCTGTCGAGTCAATCGACTCTGCTGTGGTTGCGACAGTTTCCGCAGTAATGGTAACGCTTGCACGCACGCCAACCTTAGCACTCTCATGA
- a CDS encoding GIY-YIG nuclease family protein: MMTNRKTLKRQYLETKTRAGVYAIRNQITGRALVAGSTNVQGTLNRHRFELQHGQHRNVRLAQDWVEHGETNFLFEVLDMVKPSEDPAFNAAQELEMLVSLWRQEIPCHGELGYDEPRRDPR, translated from the coding sequence ATGATGACAAACAGAAAGACGCTGAAACGACAGTACCTGGAGACGAAAACCCGAGCAGGCGTATATGCGATCCGTAACCAGATCACGGGCCGGGCGTTGGTTGCCGGAAGTACGAACGTTCAGGGCACACTCAACCGGCATCGTTTTGAACTGCAGCATGGACAGCATCGCAACGTGAGGCTTGCGCAGGATTGGGTCGAACATGGCGAGACCAACTTTCTCTTCGAAGTACTCGACATGGTCAAACCCAGCGAAGATCCAGCGTTCAATGCCGCACAGGAATTGGAAATGCTGGTTAGCCTGTGGCGCCAAGAAATCCCTTGTCACGGCGAACTCGGCTATGACGAACCGAGGAGGGATCCTCGATGA
- a CDS encoding DUF2239 family protein has protein sequence MIDTATPSYTSFNGHKRIASCSLPVNALAVKHALASGAPSPLLTFCDQTGQVVEIDIRGSDAEMFARLPPEGCQPQGNESALIDSGESGEPRGRGRPKLGVVAREVTLLPRHWDWLAAQPGGASVTLRKLVDEARRANVDRDRQRRASECAYHFMSVMAGDMAGFEEATRALFANDAAKFRQLTEAWPADVRDYVRYLAYPLR, from the coding sequence GTGATTGATACCGCTACGCCTTCCTACACCAGCTTCAACGGCCACAAGCGCATCGCCTCTTGCAGCTTGCCGGTCAATGCATTGGCTGTGAAACACGCTCTGGCATCCGGCGCACCCAGTCCGCTGCTGACCTTCTGCGACCAGACTGGTCAAGTTGTCGAGATCGACATTCGAGGAAGCGATGCCGAGATGTTTGCACGTCTACCTCCAGAGGGGTGCCAGCCTCAAGGAAACGAATCGGCACTGATCGATTCCGGGGAATCTGGTGAGCCACGTGGCCGTGGCCGGCCAAAGCTTGGGGTTGTCGCGCGAGAAGTCACGCTACTGCCGCGCCACTGGGATTGGTTGGCTGCACAGCCAGGCGGTGCATCGGTGACTTTACGGAAACTGGTTGATGAGGCACGCCGGGCCAACGTGGACCGAGACCGGCAACGCCGGGCGAGTGAATGTGCTTACCACTTCATGTCAGTCATGGCTGGTGATATGGCTGGCTTTGAAGAGGCCACGCGCGCGCTGTTCGCAAACGACGCGGCAAAGTTCCGCCAACTGACCGAAGCTTGGCCGGCCGACGTTCGCGATTACGTCAGGTACCTAGCTTATCCACTCCGCTGA
- a CDS encoding IS5 family transposase (programmed frameshift), translating to MRKKKYPSDISREQFEQIRPLLEGARKRTKPRTVDLYEVWSAVLYLLKSGCQWRMLPREFPKWRTVHSYFAKWSEQDEEGMSLLERALKKSQVGVARTRQGRNAQPTLLIVDAQSVKNTDTAGQKGYDAGKKISGIKRHIAVDTQGLPHAVAVTTAEVTDRKGILQAMARCKPGLAQVQRILADGGYVGRPFALAVDEILGASVQIAKRNELHTFAVIPKRWVVERSFAWLEKCRRLWKNCERKLNTSLQFIHLAFLVLLLRRS from the exons ATGCGCAAGAAAAAATACCCAAGCGACATCAGCCGCGAGCAGTTCGAGCAAATTAGGCCCTTGCTGGAAGGGGCGCGCAAGCGTACCAAGCCCCGCACGGTGGACTTATATGAGGTCTGGAGCGCGGTACTGTACCTGCTCAAGAGCGGCTGCCAGTGGCGAATGCTACCGAGGGAGTTTCCGAAATGGCGCACGGTGCACTCCTACTTTGCCAAGTGGAGTGAGCAGGACGAGGAAGGAATGAGCCTGCTGGAGCGGGCGTTAAAAAAATC TCAAGTTGGCGTGGCCCGTACGAGACAGGGGCGCAACGCACAGCCGACGCTATTGATTGTGGACGCGCAGAGCGTGAAAAACACGGACACGGCGGGTCAGAAGGGTTATGACGCAGGCAAGAAGATCTCTGGAATCAAGCGCCACATTGCGGTGGATACCCAAGGACTACCGCATGCAGTTGCGGTGACCACCGCTGAGGTCACTGATCGGAAAGGTATCTTGCAGGCGATGGCACGGTGCAAACCAGGCCTTGCGCAGGTACAACGTATTCTGGCTGACGGTGGTTATGTAGGTCGACCATTTGCGTTGGCAGTCGATGAAATACTGGGGGCATCGGTGCAGATCGCCAAGCGCAACGAACTGCACACCTTCGCCGTCATCCCAAAGCGTTGGGTGGTTGAGCGCAGCTTCGCCTGGTTGGAGAAATGCAGACGGCTATGGAAGAACTGCGAACGCAAACTCAATACCAGCCTGCAATTCATCCACCTTGCCTTCCTGGTTCTGCTGCTGCGAAGATCGTGA
- a CDS encoding DUF748 domain-containing protein, whose protein sequence is MRKLALNLTHKHKRKLLSIGKITAIVFLVFSALLFFVGPPIVKSFVAKKIGEEIGRKVDFGAVNINPFTLSATIRNIAIYEPGQLQEKTLAIDELYVDASLASASRFAPVINEIRITQPVVRIIRIGGNSFNFSDIVNKILAKPKSDDAPARFSLNNIHIHQGRIDYDDRVLKSRHTISDFELAIPFISNLPHDVEIFISPAFSAKVNGTPLGIKAKTKPFTTSHDSSVQINLDGLSLPTYMPFVPLQLNFKLVSALLDTRLKVDFKQSGSTQSIVLSGDASVRKLQLQEKSGVPLVQWDKLSVVLDRVEPFNNLVRLREIKLERPDLQVKRLQDGSLNLLHAFVLPSKAQKDKASNSASTTPSSQPTTAKSKTFIFSLGNAEIVNGHVDWQDATTDPTFGPAALLIKRLDASLSKFSTEGNTPALVNIKLETDAGEILSHQGSLMLNGKSLQGDLQITALQPQHLRPYFAPVFAAELADTLLDAKLPYQLTWPESGVNLVLTNASAHLRNLQMKLPKEKDSSITAKNIALDGFQFDLVKQIAVLDGIVVNAANIKIKRNAKGEIDLMAMLAGNRHATKETTANVRTSAKPSAWQASLKQLKIEQSDIHFSDAKVAPQNGGKPAVQQLSNIDLTLESIALMTEAATSTPSPLILKLSHNKRGNLNANGTLALRPFGVNLKIDSKKLSVKAFQPYFADQINAIFTNGNLSTKGKLMVQLPERRPLRASYIGSISLADIQALDKISGDDFMRWKSLYIGNINAQINTQKNPLAVSLGNIALSDFYARVIVNADGHLNLQDIATKNGQGQPTSTSLTQATPSTDNSTEVAAVESPTPTMTASANVAASNVSSTVVSAQTAGEAPAIKDASARPLIRIGQITLQGGNIYFSDNFIKPSYSANLTGLTGSVSKVESDDPTPADLVMNGKIDDDAALEIIGKINPLGTQLFLNLAAKAHGIELTRLTPYAAKYAGYPITKGKLSVDVKYHIENGQLNAKNNIFLDQLTFGEKVDSPDALKLPVLLAVALLKNSRGEIDINLPVSGSLSDPKFSLGGIIFKVFVNLITKAIISPFSLLASAFGGGDELGYVEFAPGISSLTPEALAKLATLAKALNDRPALKLEIIGRVDPVTDRDGARRVYVTQKIKAQKISSLKSDGASVNVEEVVVTPEEYPKFLERAYKAEKFSKPRNLIGLLKSLPPKEMENLMIVNAPIGQNELKALAESRALLVKRHLEEQGKVANGRMFLVTPKLTAEGIKDQGKPNRVDFTLK, encoded by the coding sequence ATGCGCAAACTCGCACTGAATCTCACCCATAAGCATAAGCGTAAACTGCTTTCGATTGGCAAAATCACTGCTATCGTCTTTCTTGTTTTTAGCGCACTTCTTTTTTTTGTCGGACCACCAATCGTCAAATCATTTGTAGCCAAAAAAATTGGTGAGGAAATAGGACGCAAGGTTGATTTCGGCGCAGTCAATATTAACCCCTTTACGCTGTCAGCAACGATACGCAACATCGCCATCTACGAACCTGGTCAACTACAGGAAAAGACTCTCGCTATAGATGAACTTTATGTGGATGCCTCACTGGCTAGCGCTAGCCGTTTTGCGCCTGTTATCAATGAAATTCGGATTACACAGCCGGTCGTGCGCATCATCCGCATAGGAGGAAACAGCTTCAATTTTTCAGATATAGTCAACAAAATTTTGGCTAAACCAAAATCTGACGATGCGCCTGCACGCTTCTCGCTAAACAATATCCACATCCATCAAGGCCGCATTGACTACGACGACCGTGTGCTCAAATCACGTCATACCATTTCCGATTTTGAACTTGCTATTCCATTTATTTCAAACCTCCCACACGATGTCGAGATTTTTATTTCCCCAGCGTTTAGTGCAAAGGTAAACGGCACTCCACTCGGTATCAAGGCTAAAACCAAGCCGTTTACTACGTCACACGACAGTTCAGTGCAGATCAACCTCGACGGGCTGTCGCTGCCAACCTATATGCCCTTTGTGCCATTACAGCTAAATTTTAAATTGGTTTCCGCTTTGCTGGATACGCGCTTGAAGGTCGATTTTAAACAAAGCGGCAGCACGCAAAGCATCGTTCTCAGCGGTGATGCTAGCGTCCGTAAATTGCAGTTGCAGGAAAAATCGGGAGTACCGTTGGTGCAATGGGACAAGCTATCGGTGGTACTTGATCGTGTGGAGCCGTTTAACAATCTGGTGCGTTTGCGCGAAATCAAACTGGAAAGACCGGATTTGCAAGTAAAGCGACTGCAGGATGGCTCGCTAAATCTTTTGCATGCATTTGTGTTGCCTTCGAAAGCTCAGAAGGACAAAGCTAGTAATAGTGCAAGCACAACGCCAAGCAGTCAGCCCACCACTGCCAAGTCCAAGACTTTTATCTTTTCGCTCGGTAATGCCGAGATTGTGAACGGGCACGTAGACTGGCAGGATGCCACTACCGACCCTACGTTTGGGCCCGCCGCGCTGTTGATCAAACGATTGGATGCCAGCCTGTCCAAATTCAGCACTGAAGGAAATACGCCAGCACTTGTAAATATCAAATTAGAAACCGATGCAGGTGAGATCTTGAGTCACCAGGGATCACTCATGCTTAACGGCAAATCTTTGCAAGGCGATTTGCAAATCACAGCCCTTCAGCCGCAGCACTTGCGGCCATACTTTGCCCCAGTTTTTGCCGCCGAACTGGCAGATACGTTGCTGGATGCCAAATTACCTTATCAGCTGACTTGGCCGGAAAGCGGCGTTAATCTGGTGCTCACCAACGCCAGTGCTCATCTGCGCAACCTGCAAATGAAGCTGCCAAAAGAAAAAGACAGCAGCATCACTGCCAAAAACATCGCGCTTGATGGTTTTCAGTTTGACCTTGTTAAACAAATCGCCGTGCTCGATGGCATAGTCGTAAACGCTGCCAATATAAAAATCAAGCGCAACGCAAAAGGTGAAATCGATTTAATGGCGATGCTTGCAGGCAATCGCCATGCAACAAAAGAAACCACAGCTAACGTCCGCACATCTGCCAAGCCCAGCGCTTGGCAGGCATCATTGAAGCAACTGAAAATCGAGCAATCCGATATTCATTTTAGCGACGCAAAGGTGGCACCTCAAAATGGAGGCAAGCCTGCAGTACAGCAACTGAGTAACATAGACCTCACACTTGAGAGTATTGCCTTGATGACTGAGGCTGCCACTTCAACTCCTTCGCCGTTGATTCTCAAGCTTAGCCACAACAAACGGGGCAATCTGAATGCCAATGGCACCCTGGCATTACGTCCGTTTGGCGTTAATCTTAAAATCGATAGCAAAAAGCTTAGTGTAAAGGCATTCCAGCCCTATTTCGCGGATCAGATTAATGCCATTTTTACCAACGGCAATCTTAGTACCAAGGGCAAGCTGATGGTGCAATTACCTGAGCGTCGACCGCTGCGCGCTAGCTATATTGGTTCAATCAGCTTGGCCGATATCCAGGCGTTGGATAAAATTAGCGGCGATGACTTCATGCGCTGGAAATCGTTGTACATCGGCAATATAAACGCACAAATCAACACGCAGAAAAATCCGTTGGCAGTATCGCTTGGCAATATTGCACTTTCTGACTTTTATGCACGGGTTATTGTCAATGCAGACGGACACCTTAACCTACAGGATATCGCAACAAAAAATGGCCAGGGGCAACCCACTTCCACCAGTCTGACACAGGCGACACCTTCAACAGACAATTCCACTGAAGTTGCTGCTGTTGAATCACCTACGCCAACCATGACTGCGTCAGCAAATGTGGCTGCCTCGAATGTATCTTCTACCGTTGTCTCAGCCCAGACGGCAGGCGAAGCTCCGGCTATTAAAGATGCAAGTGCCAGACCATTAATACGCATTGGTCAAATTACCCTGCAAGGCGGCAATATCTATTTTTCCGATAACTTTATCAAGCCCAGCTACAGTGCTAACCTGACGGGTCTGACCGGTTCGGTTTCAAAGGTTGAGTCTGATGATCCCACACCAGCCGACCTCGTCATGAATGGCAAAATTGACGATGATGCTGCGTTGGAAATTATCGGTAAGATCAACCCGCTGGGCACGCAATTATTTCTTAATTTGGCCGCCAAAGCTCATGGTATCGAGCTGACTCGTTTGACTCCCTATGCGGCAAAATATGCGGGCTATCCGATAACAAAAGGTAAGCTATCAGTAGATGTAAAATATCACATTGAGAATGGTCAGTTGAATGCCAAGAACAACATATTTCTCGATCAGCTAACCTTCGGCGAAAAAGTGGACAGCCCTGATGCGCTCAAATTGCCCGTATTACTTGCGGTCGCACTGTTGAAAAATAGCCGAGGTGAAATCGATATCAACCTGCCCGTTTCTGGTTCGCTATCCGACCCTAAATTCAGCCTCGGCGGCATCATTTTTAAGGTATTCGTTAACCTGATAACCAAGGCCATCATCTCGCCATTCTCGTTGTTAGCCTCAGCTTTTGGCGGCGGCGATGAACTGGGCTATGTAGAATTTGCCCCTGGTATCAGCAGCCTGACGCCGGAAGCACTGGCCAAGCTCGCTACACTGGCCAAAGCGCTTAATGATCGGCCTGCGCTTAAGCTTGAAATCATCGGCCGTGTCGATCCCGTCACTGATCGTGATGGCGCCCGCCGTGTCTATGTCACGCAAAAAATAAAGGCGCAAAAAATAAGCAGTCTGAAATCTGATGGAGCCTCCGTAAATGTAGAGGAGGTGGTTGTCACGCCTGAGGAATATCCAAAATTCCTGGAGCGAGCCTACAAAGCAGAAAAGTTTTCAAAACCACGTAATTTGATCGGCTTACTAAAATCTCTGCCGCCCAAAGAAATGGAAAATTTGATGATTGTAAATGCACCAATTGGTCAAAACGAACTCAAGGCATTAGCTGAGAGCCGCGCACTGTTGGTCAAGCGACATCTGGAAGAGCAAGGCAAAGTGGCGAATGGGCGAATGTTCCTGGTGACACCCAAACTGACGGCAGAAGGCATAAAGGATCAGGGCAAGCCTAACCGTGTCGATTTCACGTTGAAGTGA
- a CDS encoding DUF883 family protein: MNMLGAATSTVDISKEKLMDDLRIVVADAEELLKATANQTGERIAAARAKAGESLQAAKTRLSNAQVAVMEKTKAVATATDEYVHVNPWQAIGIAAAVGILLGAVISRR, translated from the coding sequence ATGAATATGCTAGGAGCAGCAACGTCAACAGTGGATATTTCCAAAGAAAAGCTAATGGATGATTTGAGAATAGTGGTAGCAGATGCTGAAGAACTGCTAAAGGCAACTGCAAATCAGACTGGGGAACGTATCGCAGCAGCACGTGCCAAGGCAGGAGAGTCACTGCAAGCAGCCAAGACTCGGCTTTCCAATGCACAAGTGGCGGTTATGGAAAAAACTAAGGCTGTTGCCACGGCCACGGATGAATACGTACACGTTAATCCATGGCAGGCCATAGGAATTGCGGCAGCGGTTGGTATTCTCCTTGGCGCAGTTATTTCGCGTCGCTGA